One stretch of Pelmatolapia mariae isolate MD_Pm_ZW linkage group LG3_W, Pm_UMD_F_2, whole genome shotgun sequence DNA includes these proteins:
- the rwdd gene encoding RWD domain-containing protein 4: MKSMTANEDQEMELEALRSIYEGDECFKEISPVSFQFRVGELEDSKAFILDITWPETYPETAPQISLEAFFNNRISAETKQLILAKLEEQVEANLGAAMMYTLFEWAKENQETLMENHKSIVTAVTLTSNSEVSEPATAAKKKEKKEQLTKAQKRRMINKTDHKGELPRGWNWVDVIKHVSGNG; encoded by the exons atgaaaagtatgACAGCCAACGAGGATCAAGAG ATGGAGCTTGAAGCTCTTCGCTCCATCTATGAGGGGGATGAATGTTTCAAGGAAATCAGTCCAGTTTCTTTCCAATTTAGG GTAGGAGAACTCGAGGACAGCAAAGCATTCATTCTGGACATCACGTGGCCTGAGACGTACCCTGAAACTGCTCCACAGATCTCACTTGAAGCTTTTTTCAACAACAGGAT CTCAGCAGAGACGAAGCAGCTGATCCTGGCAAAGTTGGAGGAGCAGGTGGAGGCTAACCTGGGAGCTGCAATGATGTACACTCTGTTTGAGTGGGCAAAGGAGAACCAGGAGACGCTCATGGAGAACCACAAGTCTATAGTGACTGCTGTG ACGCTGACATCAAACAGTGAGGTGAGTGAACCTGCCACAGCAgcaaagaagaaggaaaagaaagaacagcTGACTAAAGCCCAGAAAAGAAGGATGATAAACAAAACAG ATCACAAAGGTGAGCTGCCCAGAGGCTGGAACTGGGTTGACGTAATTAAG CATGTAAGTGGCAATggttaa
- the ing2 gene encoding inhibitor of growth protein 2, with amino-acid sequence MLGHHFPNADKSQQLVNYVEDYLECVESLPLDIQRNVSLLREIDAKYQDVLNEVDEVFEKYKGEQDGAQRKRLQIQLQRALIISQELGDEKIHVVTQMTELVENRSRQMDSHSLCLQEPSEAERLTTERRSSIQESPAPERTSTRRPRRQRNSESRDSSHQSANGSLDDPVEELSLPPPREKKSKSAKKKKRKAKQERDASPVDFAIDPNEPTYCLCEQVSYGEMIGCDNDQCPIEWFHFSCVGLTYKPKGKWYCPKCRGDNEKTMDKSLDKNRKDRRSR; translated from the exons ATGTTAGGCCACCATTTCCCAAATGCCGACAAGTCGCAACAACTGGTCAACTATGTGGAGGATTATCTGGAATGTGTGGAGTCGCTGCCCCTGGACATACAAAGAAATGTTTCTCTGCTTCGAGAAATTGATGCAAAGTATCAAG ATGTGCTGAATGAAGTGGATGAAGTGTTTGAGAAATACAAAGGTGAGCAAGATGGAGCTCAGAGAAAACGTCTGCAGATCCAGCTACAGAGAGCCCTCATCATCAGCCAGGAGCTTGGTGATGAGAAGATCCATGTAGTGACCCAGATGACAGAACTGGTAGAGAACCGCTCCCGCCAAATGGACTCTCACTCCCTGTGCCTCCAGGAGCCCAGTGAGGCAGAGCGGCTCACTACAGAGAGGCGTTCCAGCATCCAAGAGTCCCCAGCCCCCGAACGCACCTCAACCCGCCGCCCACGACGTCAACGCAACAGCGAGAGCCGTGACTCCAGCCACCAGTCTGCCAATGGCTCTCTGGACGACCCTGTGGAAGAGCTGTCCCTCCCTCCACCCCGAGAGAAGAAGTCCAAGtctgcaaagaaaaagaaacgtaAGGCTAAACAAGAGCGAGATGCCTCACCGGTCGACTTCGCCATTGATCCTAATGAGCCCACCTACTGTCTCTGTGAACAAGTGTCCTACGGTGAAATGATCGGCTGTGACAATGATCAGTGCCCCATTGAGTGGTTCCACTTCTCTTGTGTGGGGCTTACCTACAAGCCCAAAGGAAAGTGGTACTGCCCTAAATGCAGAGGGGACAACGAAAAGACCATGGATAAAAGCCTAGATAAGAACAGAAAAGACCGCAGGTCCAGGTAG